A stretch of Henckelia pumila isolate YLH828 chromosome 4, ASM3356847v2, whole genome shotgun sequence DNA encodes these proteins:
- the LOC140863464 gene encoding uncharacterized protein: MGSKKRESSSTEESGMKLASEQKLNSGTENPSTEPLKKRVKIGNKESEGVENHGQDEANVASTSSETHIPSMNSMENKKKKKFLHKERHRLEKKKGDFASKTMNLESNNQSFENNRTSSSSGRLLPEFHIGVFTDLAAADASIREAASKVLVTELREIQNAYDKLENKDEVEDKSKLEAEKDDGLNNCAPSLRYAVRRLIRGVSSSRECARQGFALGLTILLGTVPCIKLESLLKLIINLLEVTSSMKGQEARDCLLGRLFAYGALARSGKLTEEWILNDNTPHIKEFTSCVIALASKKQYLQESAVAVISEMVGKLPVEALLNHVLEAPGIQEWFDGATETGNPDALNLALKIQEKVNVDGKFGKLLPSPYSKSAFFAADHLSNISICLKESSFCQPRVHSVWAVLTSILIPDAFDIDSASGLNTVKKHKRSRRGSSAEEDVKRDLQCFCEVIIEGSLLSSSHDRKKLALDVVLLLLPKIPAYCVCVVLSYKVVQCIMDILMAKDSWLYKVAHHFLKELSEFVMNDDVKRAEVILALQKHSNGKFDCVTKLKTVKDLMADFKTESGCVLFIQNLITMFLDEGNSSDEPSDQSQTTDDNSEIGSIEDKDAVGTLGTSEFLKSWILESLPSVSKHLKLDQNAKFRVQKEVLKFLAVQGLFSSSLGTEVTSFELQEKFRWPASAIPNTLSQMCVEQVQLLLSNAQKGDGPHSVASGTDANDLGSYFMRFLSILCNIPSVSLSRVMNIDDEKAFKKLQAMESELSRQERNCGLGMDANKLHALRYLLIQLLLQILLHPGEFFEAATELLVCCKKAFGSSDLLGSSSEDELDGDNDPELMDVVVDTMLSLLPQSSAPLRSAIEQVFKYFSNEVTDDGLLRMLRVIKKDLKPARHQNTDGGDDDGDDDSDEELLGVEDAMESDEAETAETVDTDEQTDDSEAVVGTENIPTELTEASDDDSDDGMDDDAMFRMDTYLARIFKERKNQAGGETAHSQLVLFKLRVLSLMEIYLHENPGKTEVLKIFSNLAQAFINPQTTEGSEQLGQRIWGIIQKKIFKAKDYPRGETVQLAVLESLLEKYLKLAAKPFKRKKSALNPSKKKQSASWNRHKMINSLAQSSTFWILKIIDARNFSESELQKVCDIFKNALVTYFDSKKSQMKPDFLKEIFKRRPWIGRHLFGFLLERCGRAKSQFRQVEALDLVSEILKSLHSTNTDENGAQLAKKMLKSHLPKLCSLIEHMATNMPEKQSRRAEVRRFCGKVFQILTTCNLSSSFLKALEPDGHASCESQLGDVFLALKKREQ, from the exons ATGGGTAGCAAAAAGAGAGAATCTAGTTCCACAGAAGAATCTGGAATGAAATTAGCTTCTGAGCAGAAACTAAACTCAGGAACTGAGAATCCCAGTACAGAACCATTAAAGAAGAGAGTCAAGATAGGAAATAAGGAAAGTGAAGGTGTTGAAAACCATGGTCAGGATGAAGCTAATGTTGCATCAACCTCCTCGGAAACTCACATACCTTCTATGAATTCGATGGAAaacaaaaagaagaagaaatttttgCACAAGGAAAGGCACAGGCTCGAGAAGAAGAAAGGCGATTTTGCTTCTAAAACAATGAACTtagaatcaaataatcaaagcTTTGAGAATAATAGAACCAGTAGTAGCAGCGGCAGGCTATTGCCCGAGTTCCACATTGGGGTATTTACCGATTTGGCAGCTGCCGATGCAAGCATCCGGGAAGCTGCTTCCAAGGTGTTGGTTACAGAGttgagagaaattcagaatgcGTACGATAAGTTAGAGAATAAGGATGAGGTAGAGGATAAGTCAAAACTGGAAGCGGAGAAGGATGATGGCTTGAATAACTGTGCCCCTTCGCTGAGGTATGCTGTCCGTAGGCTCATTCGAGGGGTATCCTCATCAAGAGAG TGTGCAAGACAAGGATTTGCGTTAGGCCTCACAATTTTACTTGGCACAGTTCCTTGCATTAAATTGGAGTCATTGTTAAAGCTAATAATTAACTTGTTGGAGGTCACCTCATCCATGAAGGGGCAG GAAGCTAGAGACTGTCTGTTGGGTCGTTTGTTTGCATATGGGGCTCTTGCAAGATCAGGAAAACTTACTGAAGAATGGATTTTGAATGATAATACTCCACACATCAAAGAATTTACTAGTTGTGTTATTGCCCTTGCTTCTAAGAAACAGTATTTACAAGAGTCTGCCGTTGCAGTTATATCGGAGATGGTTGGGAAG TTACCCGTTGAGGCACTGTTGAATCATGTTCTTGAAGCGCCAGGAATTCAGGAGTGGTTTGATGGAGCAACTGAAACCGGAAATCCAGATGCCCTGAACCTAGCTCTTAAAATTCAAGAAAAAGTCAATGTTGATGGTAAATTTGGAAAACTCCTGCCTTCTCCCTACAGTAAAAGTGCGTTTTTTGCTGCGGACCATCTGTCTAATATTTCCATCTGCCTAAAG GAATCTTCCTTCTGTCAGCCAAGGGTGCATAGTGTCTGGGCTGTTTTGACAAGTATTCTTATACCTGATGCTTTTGATATAGATTCAGCATCAGGTTTGAATACTGTCAAGAAGCACAAAAGAAGTCGCCGGGGTAGCTCTGCGGAAGAAGATGTAAAAAGGGATCTTCAGTGTTTCTGTGAAGTGATTATCGAAGGTTCACTTTTATCCTCATCTCATGATCGCAAGAAGTTGGCCTTAGATGTAGTACTGCTTCTACTTCCAAAAATTCCTGCGTATTGTGTCTGTGTGGTGTTGTCCTACAAAGTTGTCCAATGTATAATGGATATACTTATGGCAAAAGATTCTTGGCTTTATAAAGTTGCTCATCATTTTCTCAAAGAACTATCAGAATTTGTCATGAATGATGATGTCAAGAGAGCTGAGGTTATTTTGGCTCTGCAAAAGCACAGCAATGGGAAATTTGATTGTGTTACCAAGTTGAAGACAGTGAAAGATTTGATGGCAGATTTCAAAACTGAGTCTGGCTGTGTTCTGTTTATTCAGAATTTGATAACCATGTTTCTGGATGAAGGTAACTCTTCAGATGAACCTTCAGATCAGAGCCAAACAACTGACGACAATTCGGAGATAGGTTCCATCGAAGATAAGGATGCTGTAGGGACACTAGGAACTTCTGAATTTCTGAAAAGTTGGATTCTGGAGTCCCTTCCTAGTGTTTCAAAGCACTTGAAGCTAGATCAAAATGCGAAGTTCCGTGTACAAAAGGAAGTACTGAAATTTTTGGCTGTTCAGGGTctattttcatcatcacttggtACTGAAGTGACATCGTTTGAGCTACAAGAAAAATTTAGGTGGCCTGCATCAGCAATTCCTAATACTTTGAGTCAGATGTGTGTGGAGCAGGTACAACTTTTGCTCTCAAATGCTCAGAAAGGGGACGGGCCTCATTCCGTGGCTAGTGGTACTGATGCAAATGATCTTGGATCTTACTTTATGCGGTTTCTTAGTATACTATGCAACATTCCTTCAGTTTCTCTGTCAAGGGTCATGAATATTGACGATGAAAAAGCTTTCAAAAAACTGCAGGCCATGGAAAGCGAACTATCAAGACAG GAGCGAAATTGTGGTCTTGGCATGGATGCAAATAAATTGCATGCTCTCAGATATTTGCTTATCCAACTGCTGCTTCAGATCCTACTTCATCCTGGGGAATTCTTCGAAGCGGCCACTGAACTTCTTGTATGTTGTAAGAAAGCTTTTGGCTCTTCGGATCTTTTAGGGTCCTCCAGTGAGGACGAGTTGGATGGGGATAATGATCCCGAGTTAATGGATGTTGTTGTTGATACAATGCTTTCTCTATTGCCACAGTCATCAGCTCCTTTGCGGTCTGCTATTGAACAG gttttcaaatatttttctaaCGAGGTCACTGATGATGGGTTACTGAGGATGTTAAGGGTCATCAAAAAGGATTTAAAACCTGCTAGACATCAGAATACGGATGGTGGTGATGATGATGGTGATGATGACTCGGATGAAGAACTTCTTGGTGTTGAAGATGCAATGGAATCGGATGAAGCCGAGACAGCTGAAACTGTAGACACTGATGAGCAGACCGATGATTCTGAGGCAGTGGTTGGAACTGAGAACATTCCCACTGAACTTACCGAGGCTTCTGATGATGATTCTGACGATGGGATGGACGACGATGCAATGTTTCGAATGGATACTTATCTTGCAAGAATATTTAAGGAACGGAAAAACCAAGCTGGAGGTGAAACGGCCCATTCTCAGCTGGTGCTCTTTAAACTTAGAGTTCTGTCTTTGATGGAGATTTATCTGCACGAAAATCCAG GTAAAACAGAGGTATTGAAAATCTTCTCAAACCTGGCTCAAGCATTTATTAATCCACAAACAACAGAAGGTAGCGAGCAGCTTGGTCAGCGCATTTGGGGGATTATacaaaagaaaatttttaaagCTAAGGACTATCCTAGAGGTGAGACAGTGCAGCTTGCAGTGCtcgaatcacttttggagaagtACCTGAAGTTGGCAGCAAAGCCTTTCAAGAGAAAAAAATCTGCTTTGAACCCATCAAAGAAGAAGCAATCCGCTTCCTGGAATCGGCACAAAATGATCAATTCGCTTGCTCAAAGTTCGACATTTTGGATCCTAAAAATCATTGATGCCAGAAACTTCTCTGAGTCTGAACTGCAAAAGGTTTGTGACATATTTAAGAATGCTCTAGTGACCTACTTTGATAGCAAAAAATCACAAATGAAGCCGGACTTTCTGAAAGAAATATTTAAAAGACGACCGTGGATTGGTCGACACCTGTTTGGGTTCCTTTTGGAGAGATGCGGTAGAGCCAAATCACAATTTAGGCAAGTTGAAGCCCTGGATTTGGTGTCCGAGATATTGAAGTCACTCCATTCTACCAATACTGATGAAAATGGAGCACAATTGGCAAAAAAGATGCTGAAAAGCCATCTTCCAAAACTCTGCAGTTTGATCGAGCATATGGCAACCAACATGCCCGAAAAGCAGTCAAGACGAGCTGAGGTGCGAAGATTCTGTGGCAAAGTATTCCAGATTCTAACTACTTGTAATCTGTCCTCTAGTTTTCTTAAAGCTTTGGAACCAGATGGTCATGCTTCCTGCGAATCCCAACTCGGCGACGTGTTTCTTGCTCTGAAAAAACGAGAGCAGTAA
- the LOC140863935 gene encoding uncharacterized protein encodes MEHNLVNGEGEDPDREPLAGRNVKENHFHLSRYPGAVRQKAYIFGGDGNYYNKEWDLMEGRGKEFCWYHVELPKGNQKLSQSAQYLIDVLCPPLKLQDILSLVSNGPFCGYVDGALVFRVNSPGPASSKFTFRIAARVTEHSIITVSLGRVPRLGFSPVYESLLSEIPVVESPGYGNSERKDSGGGMVIQEHVLDFLLTMNHSEEADNPVPRKVSNLVVHIIDTHVDQLQDVVSKLEIELNSIEFELDRGGFALKKQMLDDRKFPKLHLDLQRLLQVIAHGEQVFPRVKEKCSSKDWFAHEDVNALEELIGRIRRLKENVGFIANRVTAIQAGLDSWQSEQINRKLYYLSFLSIIFLPLSIITGVFGMNVGGVPWTVQRDPALKDGFRNVMFLCLTMLVIVLLCFIFPALYSRISEWRRKQVLKRSHSLNKKSYIRRTGVERSEKEGYLRL; translated from the exons ATGGAGCACAACCTTGTTAATGGAGAGGGGGAGGATCCAGATAGAGAACCACTAGCGGGCAGAAATGTTAAAGAGAATCATTTTCACCTCTCCCGTTACCCCGGTGCCGTTAGACAAAAGGCTTATATATTCGGTGGTGACGGGAATTATTATAACAAGGAATGGGATCTTATGGAGGGTAGAGGCAAAGAATTCTGTTGGTACCATGTGGAGCTTCCAAAAGGAAACCAGAAGCTTTCACAATCAGCACAATATCTTATTGACGTTCTTTGCCCGCCCTTGAAGCTTCAAGACATCCTCTCACTCGTTAGCAATGGACCTTTTTGTGGGTACGTTGATGGTGCTCTAGTATTCCGAGTTAATTCGCCTGGTCCTGCTTCAAGCAAATTTACGTTTAGAATTGCTGCAAGAGTTACCGAGCATTCGATTATTACGGTGTCTTTGGGCCGTGTTCCGAGACTGGGATTCTCACCAGTGTATGAATCCTTACTGTCGGAGATTCCGGTCGTGGAGAGTCCTGGTTATGGGAATTCAGAGCGAAAGGATAGCGGCGGTGGGATGGTGATTCAAGAGCATGTTCTTGATTTCCTTTTGACGATGAATCATTCTGAGGAAGCTGATAATCCTGTTCCTAGAAAGGTTTCAAATCTTGTTGTTCATATAATCGATACTCATGTGGATCAACTTCAAGATGTTGTTTCCAAGCTTGAGATTGAGCTGAACTCGATCGAGTTCGAGCTGGACAGAG GTGGTTTTGCTTTGAAGAAACAAATGTTAGATGAcagaaaatttccaaaattgcaTCTCGACTTGCAACGACTGTTACAG GTGATCGCACACGGGGAGCAAGTATTCCCTAGAGTTAAGGAGAAATGTTCATCGAAAGACTGGTTCGCCCATGAAGATGTAAACGCCTTGGAGGAGTTGATTGGACGGATAAGGAGGCTGAAGGAGAATGTTGGGTTCATTGCTAACCGAGTCACAGCAATTCAAGCTGGCCTCGACAGCTGGCAATCTGAGCAAATAAACAGAAAACTATACTATCTTTCTTTCCTTTCCATCATATTTCTTCCATTATCAATAATCACTGGAG tcTTCGGGATGAACGTGGGAGGAGTTCCTTGGACCGTGCAACGAGATCCAGCTCTGAAGGACGGCTTTCGCAACGTGATGTTTCTTTGTTTGACAATGCTAGTGATTGTTCTCTTGTGCTTCATTTTCCCAGCTCTCTATAGCCGTATATCCGAGTGGCGTAGAAAGCAGGTCTTGAAAAGAAGCCATTCGCTAAATAAGAAATCCTATATCAGGAGAACTGGGGTAGAAAGATCTGAAAAGGAAGGATACTTGCGGCTTTAG